In a genomic window of Anomalospiza imberbis isolate Cuckoo-Finch-1a 21T00152 chromosome 5, ASM3175350v1, whole genome shotgun sequence:
- the NDUFA12 gene encoding NADH dehydrogenase [ubiquinone] 1 alpha subcomplex subunit 12 → MAEYVQVLKRALKHIGGHGGARGAILQLLRVNDLKTGNLIGIDKYGNKYYEDKRNFFGRHRWVVYTDEMNGKNTFWEVDGSMVPPEWHRWLHSMTDDPPTTHPPVARKFIWENHKFNVSGTPEQYVPYSTTRKKIHEWIPPKTASK, encoded by the exons ATGGCGGAGTACGTGCAGGTGCTGAAGCGGGCGCTGAAGCACATCGGCGGCCACGGCGGAGCCCGCGGCgccatcctgcagctgctcag GGTCAATGATTTGAAGACTGGTAATCTGATAGGAATTGACAAATATGGAAACAAATACTATGAAGACAAAAGAAACTTCTTTG GTCGGCACAGATGGGTTGTATATACTGATGAAATGAATGGCAAAAATACTTTTTGGGAAGTTGATGGAAGCATGGTGCCCCCTGAATG GCATCGCTGGCTCCACTCAATGACGGATGACCCTCCAACTACTCATCCACCAGTTGCTCGTAAATTTATCTGGGAGAACCATAAATTCAATGTGAGTGGCACTCCTGAGCAGTATGTGCCTTACTCTACTACTCGCAAGAAGATACACGAGTGGATCCCACCTAAAACAGCTAGCaaataa